The Rhinoraja longicauda isolate Sanriku21f chromosome 17, sRhiLon1.1, whole genome shotgun sequence genome includes a region encoding these proteins:
- the h1-10 gene encoding histone H1.10 encodes MASEMESLPVAASEEEEEEEEEEEKSSDKKPSSKKKKKKNQQGKYSALLVDIVQKLGARNGSSLAIIFKEAKNVPWFDKQNGRIYLRYALRALVTNGTLNQVRGRGANGSFKLTKKGENAQAAKKKSPASGSATRSAKKSSKKPETSKTQKSSTTKSSGSSKSKKSKASKKSKSKKA; translated from the coding sequence ATGGCTTCGGAAATGGAATCGCTGCCCGTGGCTGCAagcgaagaggaggaggaggaggaggaggaggaggagaagagttCAGACAAGAAGCCGAGctccaagaagaagaagaagaagaatcagCAGGGCAAATACAGCGCGTTGCTGGTGGATATCGTGCAGAAACTGGGCGCTCGAAACGGGTCCTCGCTCGCCATCATATTTAAAGAAGCCAAGAACGTGCCCTGGTTCGACAAACAAAACGGCCGCATCTACCTGCGCTACGCGCTGCGGGCTCTGGTGACGAACGGAACCCTCAatcaggtgagagggagaggagccaACGGCTCTTTCAAGCTGACCAAGAAAGGAGAGAACGCACAGGCGGCCAAGAAGAAATCGCCGGCCTCGGGCAGCGCCACCAGATCGGCCAAGAAAAGCAGCAAGAAGCCAGAGACCAGTAAGACCCAAAAGAGCAGCACGACAAAGAGCAGCGGTTCCAGCAAAAGTAAGAAGAGCAAGGCGTCGAAGAAATCCAAATCCAAGAAGGCTTAA